The Oenanthe melanoleuca isolate GR-GAL-2019-014 chromosome 1A, OMel1.0, whole genome shotgun sequence genome contains a region encoding:
- the NET1 gene encoding neuroepithelial cell-transforming gene 1 protein isoform X2 produces MVAHDELGGLLPIKRTIRVIDAQNQHFREQEEPSTKRVRPLARVTSLANLISPVRNGAVRRFGQTIQSFTLRSDSKSPGCAQKSCSRSAAPTPPKRRSSVLWSEMLDINTKESLSTKEIKRQEAIYEMSRGEQDLIEDLKLARKAYHDPMLKLSIMSEEELTHIFGDLDSYIPLHEDLLASLGEATKPDGTVEQIGPILVKWLPRLHAYKGYCSNQLAAKALLDQKKQDRRVQDFLQRCLESPFSRKLDLWSFLDIPRSRLVKYPLLLKEILRHTPKEHPDIHILEEAISIIQGVLSDINLKKGESECQYYIDKLEYLDEKQKDPRIEGSKALLCHGELKNKNGHKLYVFLFQEMLVLTRPVTRNERQAFQVYRQPIPVQELLLEDLQDGDVKMGGSFRGAFGNSDKAKNIFRVRFQDPSPGQSHTLQANDVFHKQQWVNCIRTAIAPFQRSTPAPELKELPELSEESEENNPSVPNIPAQQRQSGVSHMELDESAAECGSVLDSGLKSHRTSSGHRKSREKQLSGKRKETLV; encoded by the exons ATGGTGGCGCACGACGAGCTGGGCGGGCTGCTGCCCATCAAAAGGACTATCCGGGTCATCGATGCGCAGAACCAGCACttcagggagcaggag GAGCCAAGCACGAAACGGGTCCGGCCTTTAGCACGAGTCACCTCCCTGGCAAACCTGATCTCTCCTGTCAGAAATGGGGCAGTTCGGCGCTTTGGGCAGACAATCCAG TCGTTCACCCTTCGCAGTGACAGCAaatcccctggctgtgcccagaaATCATGCAGCAGATCTGCTGCTCCTACTCCCCCTAAGAGAAGGAGCAGTGTCCTTTGGTCTGAAATGTTGGATATCAACACGAAGGAATCCCTGAGCACCAAAGAAATCAAGCGCCAGGAG GCCATCTATGAAATGTCCAGGGGAGAGCAGGACCTGATTGAAGACCTGAAGCTGGCCAGGAAG GCCTACCATGATCCCATGCTGAAACTGTCCATCATGTCTGAGGAGGAACTCACCCACATTTTTGGGGACTTGGATTCCTACATTCCTCTGCATGAAG ACTTACTGGCAAGTTTGGGAGAAGCAACAAAACCAGATGGAACAGTGGAGCAGATTGGGCCCATCCTTGTGAAGTGG TTACCCCGACTCCACGCCTACAAAGGCTACTGCAGCAACCAGCTGGCAGCCAAGGCCCTGCTGGATCAGAAGAAGCAGGACAGGAGGGTGCAGGATTTCCTGCAGCGCTGCCTGGAGTCTCCCTTCAGCCGCAAGCTGGACCTCTGGAGCTTCCTGGACATCCCTCGGAGCCGCCTGGTCAAGTACCccctgctgctgaaggagaTCCTGAGGCACACCCCCAAAGAGCACCCCGACATCCACATCCTGGAGGAAGCT ATATCTATAATCCAAGGAGTCCTCTCTGATATCAACCTGAAGAAGGGCGAGTCTGAGTGCCAGTATTACATTGACAAGCTGGAATACCTGGATGAGAAGCAGAAGGATCCAAGGATTGAAGGCAGCAAAGCTTTACTGTGCCATGGGGAgctgaagaataaaaatggaCAC AAACTCTACGTGTTCCTGTTCCAAGAGATGCTGGTGCTGACGCGGCCGGTGACGCGCAACGAGCGGCAGGCGTTCCAGGTGTACCGGCAGCCCATCCCcgtgcaggagctgctgctggaggaccTGCAGGACGGGGACGTCAAGATGGGAGGCTCCTTCCGAGGGGCTTTTGGCAATTCTGATAAAG CCAAAAACATTTTCCGAGTGCGTTTCCAGGACCCCAGCCCGGGCCAGTCGCACACGCTGCAGGCCAACGACGTGTTCCACAAGCAGCAGTGGGTGAACTGCATCCGCACGGCCATCGCCCCCTTCCAGAGGAGcactcctgctccagagctgaaggagctgcctgAGCTGAGTGAGGAATCCGAGGAGAACAACCCCTCCGTGCccaacatcccagcccagcagcgcCAGTCGGGAGTTTCCCACATGGAGCTGGACGAGAGCGCGGCCGAGTGCGGCTCCGTCCTGGACTCGGGGCTGAAATCCCACAGAACCTCATCCGGGCACAGGAAATCCAGGGAGAAGCAGCTCAgtgggaagaggaaagaaacgCTGgtgtaa
- the LOC130248500 gene encoding calmodulin, striated muscle, with protein sequence MAERLSEEKIAEFKEAFSLFDRDGDGCISSKELGTVMRSLGQNPSEAELQDMVGEVDADGSGTIDFPEFLSLMARKMRDTDSEEEIREAFRVFDKDGNGYISAAELRHVMTNLGEKLTDEEVDEMIKEADCNNDGQVNYEEFVRMMTEK encoded by the coding sequence ATGGCGGAGCGGCTGTCGGAGGAGAAAATCGCGGAATTCAAAGAAGCTTTTTCCCTCTTCGACCGCGACGGCGACGGCTGCAtcagcagcaaggagctgggCACGGTGATGCGCTCGCTGGGCCAGAACCCCAGCGAGGCCGAGCTGCAGGACATGGTGGGAGAGGTGGACGCCGACGGCAGCGGCACCATCGACTTCCCCGAGTTCCTGTCGCTGATGGCGAGGAAGATGCGGGACACGGACAGCGAGGAGGAGATCCGGGAGGCGTTCCGGGTGTTCGACAAGGACGGGAACGGCTACATCAGCGCGGCCGAGCTGCGGCACGTCATGACCAACCTGGGCGAGAAGCTGACGGACGAGGAGGTGGACGAGATGATCAAAGAGGCCGATTGCAACAACGACGGGCAGGTCAACTACGAGGAGTTCGTCAGGATGATGACGGAGAAGTga